One genomic region from Arthrobacter sp. YN encodes:
- a CDS encoding thymidylate synthase → MSIPTPYEDLLRDVMANGTHKSDRTGTGTRSVFGRQLRFDLAESFPLITTKRVHFKSVAVELLWFLRGDSNVKWMQDQGVSIWDEWADADGELGPVYGVQWRSWPTPDGGHIDQMSELMANLAANPDSRRHIVSAWNVSELKDMALPPCHAFFQFYVADGKLSCQLYQRSADTFLGVPFNIASYALLTRMVAQQLDLEPGEFVWTGGDVHVYDNHVDQVAEQLSREPYEYPQLKILRKPDSIFDYTLDDFEVVDYRHHPTIKAPIAV, encoded by the coding sequence GTGAGCATCCCCACCCCGTATGAAGACCTTCTGCGCGACGTCATGGCCAACGGCACACACAAGTCGGACCGCACCGGAACCGGAACGCGCAGCGTCTTCGGCCGTCAGCTGAGGTTCGACCTCGCCGAGAGCTTCCCCCTCATCACCACCAAACGGGTCCACTTCAAGTCCGTGGCCGTGGAACTGTTGTGGTTCCTGCGCGGGGACTCCAACGTGAAGTGGATGCAGGACCAAGGCGTCTCCATCTGGGATGAGTGGGCTGACGCCGATGGCGAACTCGGCCCTGTCTACGGCGTGCAATGGCGCAGCTGGCCCACGCCCGATGGCGGGCACATCGACCAGATGTCCGAGCTCATGGCCAACCTCGCCGCCAACCCGGATTCACGGCGGCACATCGTGTCAGCATGGAATGTTTCCGAGCTCAAGGACATGGCATTGCCCCCATGCCACGCGTTCTTCCAGTTCTACGTAGCCGACGGCAAACTGTCCTGCCAGCTGTACCAGCGCTCCGCGGACACATTCCTGGGAGTCCCGTTCAACATTGCCTCCTATGCACTGCTGACCCGCATGGTGGCCCAGCAATTGGATCTTGAGCCAGGCGAATTCGTCTGGACCGGCGGCGACGTCCACGTCTACGACAACCACGTGGACCAGGTTGCCGAGCAGCTCAGCCGTGAGCCCTACGAATACCCGCAGCTCAAGATCCTTCGGAAGCCGGACTCGATCTTCGACTACACGCTGGACGACTTTGAGGTTGTGGACTACCGCCACCACCCCACTATCAAGGCACCGATCGCAGTATGA
- a CDS encoding dihydrofolate reductase, translating into MSTPSSETPSQLPGVIFTQETAARMTGIGMVWAQTTSGVIGKDGSMPWHLPEDLKHFSQLTTGHPVIMGRKTWLSFPEKYRPLPGRTNIVVTRNAEWASTPEAEGAVVVSSLDAALLESQFAPGGQKVWIIGGGEIFEQSMDIANLAVITIIDADLEGDTYAPELGDEWTFDAVAPSEGWLTAKNGTNYRFTTWRRTATQESQES; encoded by the coding sequence ATGAGCACGCCTTCCTCCGAGACTCCTTCCCAGCTTCCCGGCGTGATCTTCACCCAGGAAACCGCGGCCCGCATGACGGGTATCGGCATGGTGTGGGCTCAGACCACGTCCGGCGTGATCGGCAAGGACGGGTCCATGCCGTGGCACCTCCCCGAGGACCTGAAACACTTCAGCCAGCTCACCACCGGCCACCCCGTCATCATGGGCCGCAAGACCTGGCTGTCGTTCCCTGAAAAGTACCGCCCGCTCCCGGGCCGCACCAACATCGTTGTGACCCGCAACGCCGAGTGGGCTTCAACGCCCGAGGCCGAGGGCGCCGTCGTCGTTTCATCCCTTGACGCCGCCCTGCTGGAATCGCAATTCGCCCCAGGCGGCCAAAAAGTGTGGATCATTGGCGGCGGCGAGATCTTTGAGCAGTCCATGGACATCGCCAACCTGGCCGTCATCACCATCATCGATGCCGACCTGGAGGGTGACACGTATGCGCCCGAACTCGGTGATGAGTGGACCTTCGACGCCGTAGCCCCCTCCGAGGGCTGGCTCACCGCCAAGAACGGCACCAACTACCGGTTCACCACGTGGCGCCGGACCGCAACCCAGGAAAGCCAAGAGAGCTGA
- a CDS encoding NF038396 family protein: protein MLKKPETLFVLGYMLLPLFALISAIVGLTMILGGNRIAGIIVLIVVTQVFTFGAFFALRKRKAVLLQEPDAGQ, encoded by the coding sequence ATGCTGAAGAAACCTGAAACCCTGTTTGTGCTGGGCTATATGCTGCTGCCGCTCTTCGCCCTGATCTCCGCCATCGTGGGACTGACCATGATCCTCGGCGGCAACCGGATTGCCGGCATCATCGTGCTGATCGTTGTCACCCAGGTATTCACCTTTGGTGCCTTCTTTGCCCTGCGCAAGCGCAAGGCGGTCTTGCTGCAGGAGCCCGACGCCGGTCAGTAG
- the asd gene encoding aspartate-semialdehyde dehydrogenase: MTTAANPSVGLVGWRGMVGSVLMQRMQDENDFANINPVFFSTSNAGGAAPSFLSSAAGDPGKLEDAFDIETLAKLPIIVTAQGGDYTKQVHGELRSRGWDGLWIDAASTLRMNDDSIIVLDPINRDVIDAGLSGGVKDFIGGNCTVSCMLMGLGGLFKNNLVEWGTSMTYQAASGGGARHMRELLNQFGTLNNEVSSELDDPASAILDIDHKVLAAQRTGVDATQFGVPLAGSLIPWIDADLGNGQSKEEWKAGVETNKILGTGNGTAGKDHIAMDGLCIRIGAMRSHSQALTLKLREDLSVTEIENLLAKDNEWAKVVPNTKEASMADLTPVAASGTLDIPVGRIRKLEMGPEYISAFTVGDQLLWGAAEPLRRMLNIVTGKL, encoded by the coding sequence ATGACTACAGCAGCTAATCCGTCCGTTGGACTGGTCGGTTGGCGTGGCATGGTCGGTTCCGTCCTGATGCAGCGCATGCAGGACGAGAACGACTTCGCCAACATCAACCCGGTATTTTTCTCCACCTCGAACGCAGGAGGTGCCGCCCCTTCCTTCCTGAGCTCTGCCGCTGGCGATCCCGGCAAGCTCGAGGACGCGTTCGATATTGAGACGCTTGCCAAGCTGCCGATTATTGTCACCGCCCAGGGCGGCGACTACACCAAGCAGGTCCACGGCGAACTCCGCAGCCGTGGCTGGGACGGCCTCTGGATCGACGCCGCTTCCACCTTGCGCATGAATGACGACTCGATCATCGTGCTGGATCCCATCAACCGTGACGTCATCGACGCCGGCCTGTCCGGTGGTGTGAAGGACTTCATCGGCGGCAACTGTACGGTTTCCTGCATGCTCATGGGCCTCGGAGGCCTGTTCAAGAACAACCTGGTGGAGTGGGGAACCTCCATGACCTACCAGGCCGCTTCCGGTGGCGGTGCACGCCACATGCGTGAGCTCCTCAACCAGTTCGGCACCCTCAACAACGAGGTCAGCAGCGAACTGGACGATCCCGCGTCTGCCATCCTCGACATCGACCACAAGGTCCTCGCGGCCCAGCGCACAGGCGTTGACGCCACACAGTTCGGCGTACCGTTGGCAGGGTCCCTGATTCCCTGGATCGATGCCGACCTCGGCAACGGCCAGTCCAAGGAAGAATGGAAAGCCGGAGTAGAGACCAACAAGATCCTCGGCACCGGAAACGGCACCGCCGGCAAGGACCACATCGCCATGGACGGCCTGTGCATCCGCATCGGCGCCATGCGTTCACACTCCCAGGCCCTCACGCTCAAGCTGCGCGAAGACCTGTCCGTGACCGAAATCGAGAACCTCCTGGCCAAGGACAACGAATGGGCCAAGGTTGTTCCCAACACCAAGGAAGCCTCCATGGCGGACCTGACCCCCGTGGCAGCGTCCGGCACGCTGGACATCCCCGTGGGCCGAATCAGGAAGCTCGAAATGGGCCCGGAATACATCAGCGCCTTCACCGTTGGCGACCAACTCCTGTGGGGCGCAGCCGAGCCGCTGCGCCGCATGCTCAACATCGTGACGGGCAAGCTCTAG
- a CDS encoding winged helix DNA-binding domain-containing protein — MPAAHKNTSPRVMGRLRLASHGLLARGFPSVADAVRWMTAMQAQDLGHALWAVGQRVPGTRASDVRAALDAGTVVRSWPMRGTLHLLAPEDLRWILGITSDRLMSMVAGRHRELGITQDDISHCRDIAVKTTEVLKATEGAHGATREQLFQAFEEAGQITTAQRGIHLLGSLCQRAWLVQGPMAASSGKAGVQQLFVPFDEWIPESRNLGREEGIAELLFRYFRSHGPATIKDFSWWSQVPLTEARAALTTLHDRLVEVPLDGTSYWMSPETAALLDDGVPGSRSLLALPGFDEYLLGYQDRSLVLAPEYAERVVPGKNGVFKRIIVSGGEVVGTWARTVSGKSVGVVPEPFAGQLGTAAGRSFEAQGRAYLKFMAR; from the coding sequence ATGCCTGCAGCCCACAAGAACACCAGTCCGCGCGTCATGGGCCGTTTGCGGCTCGCCAGCCACGGCTTGTTGGCCAGGGGCTTTCCCTCGGTTGCTGATGCGGTTCGTTGGATGACGGCCATGCAGGCCCAGGACCTTGGCCATGCGCTGTGGGCCGTGGGGCAGCGGGTGCCCGGCACCCGGGCCTCGGACGTCAGGGCTGCCCTCGACGCTGGGACGGTGGTCCGCTCGTGGCCCATGCGCGGGACGTTGCACCTCCTGGCCCCCGAGGATCTCCGATGGATTCTGGGCATCACCAGTGACCGCCTCATGTCCATGGTGGCCGGCCGGCATCGTGAACTCGGCATTACCCAGGACGACATCAGCCATTGCCGGGACATCGCGGTCAAAACCACGGAGGTGCTGAAGGCAACGGAGGGCGCACACGGGGCAACCAGGGAGCAGCTGTTCCAGGCGTTTGAGGAAGCCGGCCAGATCACCACAGCACAGCGCGGGATCCACTTGCTGGGGAGCTTGTGCCAGCGCGCTTGGCTGGTGCAGGGGCCGATGGCGGCATCCAGCGGGAAGGCGGGCGTGCAACAACTGTTTGTGCCATTTGACGAGTGGATACCTGAGTCCAGGAACCTTGGCCGCGAGGAGGGCATCGCGGAGCTGCTGTTCCGCTACTTCAGGAGCCACGGCCCGGCCACCATCAAGGATTTTTCGTGGTGGAGCCAAGTGCCGCTCACTGAGGCGCGCGCGGCTCTCACCACCCTGCATGACCGGCTGGTTGAGGTGCCGCTGGACGGCACCAGTTATTGGATGTCGCCCGAGACCGCGGCACTGCTCGACGACGGCGTCCCCGGCTCACGCTCGTTGCTGGCTCTTCCCGGGTTCGATGAGTACCTGCTCGGTTACCAGGACCGGAGCCTGGTACTCGCGCCCGAGTACGCCGAACGGGTAGTGCCTGGCAAGAACGGTGTTTTCAAGCGCATCATCGTCTCCGGCGGGGAAGTGGTGGGAACGTGGGCCAGAACCGTGAGCGGGAAGTCTGTGGGCGTGGTGCCGGAACCGTTCGCGGGGCAGTTGGGAACAGCCGCCGGACGTTCCTTCGAGGCTCAGGGGAGGGCTTACCTGAAGTTCATGGCCCGCTGA
- a CDS encoding MaoC family dehydratase, whose protein sequence is MSPTFEELTVGQEIGTRNIEVTRQDLVKYAGASGDFNPIHWNEAFATSVELPGVIAHGMFTMGAAVQLVSDWAGDPAAVVDYQTRFTKPVLVTDTTGTDNAGAVIDVTGVVGALDADARTARIDLTVVAAGLKVLMKSQAVVKVS, encoded by the coding sequence ATGAGCCCCACATTCGAAGAACTGACGGTCGGCCAGGAAATCGGCACCCGCAACATCGAGGTCACCCGCCAGGACCTGGTCAAGTACGCAGGTGCCTCCGGTGACTTCAACCCCATCCACTGGAACGAAGCATTCGCAACCTCGGTAGAGTTGCCGGGCGTTATCGCCCACGGCATGTTCACCATGGGTGCCGCGGTGCAATTGGTGAGCGATTGGGCGGGCGACCCGGCCGCCGTCGTCGATTACCAGACCCGCTTCACCAAGCCGGTGCTGGTCACCGATACGACCGGGACCGATAACGCCGGCGCCGTCATCGACGTCACCGGTGTGGTGGGAGCGCTCGACGCCGATGCCCGCACCGCCCGCATTGACCTCACCGTTGTGGCAGCAGGACTGAAGGTCCTCATGAAATCCCAGGCGGTCGTGAAGGTCTCTTGA
- a CDS encoding FAS1-like dehydratase domain-containing protein, translating to MSINPDLQGRSYPAAEVYDVGREKIREFAKAVKANNPAHFDVEAAKALGHSDLVAPPTFAIIVAQRADAQLVEDPESGIDFSRVVHADQRFTHHRAIVAGDQLVAELHVDGVRAMGGGAMITTRSEISTVAGEKVATTTSSILVRGEGQ from the coding sequence ATGAGTATCAATCCGGACCTGCAGGGCCGAAGCTACCCTGCCGCAGAGGTATATGACGTCGGCCGCGAAAAGATCCGCGAGTTTGCCAAGGCCGTGAAAGCCAACAACCCCGCACATTTCGATGTGGAGGCCGCCAAGGCCCTGGGACACAGCGACCTCGTAGCACCGCCAACGTTCGCCATCATCGTTGCCCAGCGTGCTGATGCCCAGCTGGTGGAGGACCCGGAATCGGGGATCGACTTCTCCCGCGTGGTCCACGCTGACCAGCGGTTCACACACCACCGCGCCATCGTCGCCGGTGACCAGTTGGTAGCCGAACTTCATGTGGACGGCGTCCGTGCCATGGGCGGGGGAGCCATGATCACCACCCGCTCCGAGATTTCCACCGTGGCAGGCGAAAAAGTCGCCACCACCACCTCGTCCATCCTGGTCCGCGGAGAGGGACAGTAA
- a CDS encoding DUF3188 domain-containing protein codes for MLEQFWATASTSYKVLVFSAMGLIAVGLILSIVGNTSGNQGLAMASLPVIGVGLLLHVTGLVIRGQKIRKSYKK; via the coding sequence GTGCTGGAACAATTTTGGGCTACGGCCTCTACGTCTTACAAAGTGCTCGTTTTCAGTGCCATGGGGTTGATCGCCGTCGGGCTCATCCTGTCCATCGTGGGGAACACGTCCGGCAACCAGGGGCTGGCCATGGCGTCACTGCCCGTCATTGGTGTCGGGCTGCTGCTGCATGTCACGGGGTTGGTCATCCGCGGCCAGAAGATCCGTAAGAGCTACAAGAAGTAA
- a CDS encoding HpcH/HpaI aldolase/citrate lyase family protein, whose protein sequence is MTSSIAAESIRPTRNIPADIARSWLLVNAMKTELFDESAGSRADAIILDIEDAVDPSQKDMARENVVNWLTAGGQAWVRINDATSPFWADDLAGLRGTPGLLGVMLAKTESADQVTESYHRMDGKTPVIALVESALGIEEANHIARAQGAFRLAFGSGDFRRDTGMAATPEAMAYPRAKLVVASRVGNLPGPIDGPTVGTNHPILREQTGITVTMGMTGKLCLAIDQTTVINEVISPTPSDVAWATDFMNDFEANGRVIRDGSDLPRLGRAEKIMKLAVAFGVQPSL, encoded by the coding sequence ATGACGTCTAGCATCGCCGCCGAGTCCATTCGGCCTACCCGCAACATTCCCGCTGATATCGCCCGTTCGTGGCTCCTTGTGAACGCCATGAAAACGGAGCTCTTTGACGAATCTGCGGGTTCACGGGCAGACGCCATCATCCTGGACATCGAAGACGCCGTGGATCCCTCCCAGAAGGACATGGCCCGCGAGAACGTCGTTAACTGGCTGACCGCCGGTGGCCAGGCGTGGGTCCGCATCAATGACGCCACCAGCCCATTCTGGGCCGACGACCTCGCCGGTCTCCGCGGCACCCCTGGTCTGCTCGGCGTGATGCTGGCCAAGACCGAATCCGCTGACCAGGTCACCGAGTCCTACCACCGCATGGACGGCAAGACCCCCGTGATCGCACTGGTTGAGTCCGCCCTCGGCATCGAGGAAGCCAACCACATTGCCCGCGCCCAGGGTGCCTTCCGCCTTGCTTTCGGCTCCGGCGATTTCCGCCGCGACACCGGCATGGCGGCTACCCCGGAAGCCATGGCCTACCCGCGCGCCAAACTGGTTGTCGCCAGCCGCGTGGGCAACCTGCCCGGCCCCATCGACGGCCCGACCGTCGGCACCAACCACCCGATCCTGCGCGAGCAGACCGGCATCACCGTGACCATGGGCATGACCGGCAAGCTGTGCCTGGCCATCGATCAGACCACCGTGATCAATGAGGTCATCAGCCCCACGCCGTCCGACGTCGCCTGGGCCACCGACTTCATGAACGACTTCGAAGCCAACGGCCGCGTCATCCGCGACGGTTCGGACCTCCCGCGTTTGGGCCGCGCTGAGAAGATCATGAAGCTCGCAGTGGCTTTCGGAGTCCAGCCTTCCCTGTAA